The DNA window GGCCTCGGTCCGCGCGGGTTTCACCGCACGAATGTCGTTCTGCACGTGGCCAATACGGTGTTGCTGTTTTGGGCCGTGCGGTTGATGACCGGCGCCGCGCTGCGTAGCGCCTGGGTGGCGGCGTTTTTCGCGCTGCACCCCTTGCACGTCGAATCGGTGGCCTGGGTGGCGGGGCGCAAAGACGTACTCAGCACGTTCTTCCTGTTCCTCTGCCTCCTCGCCTGGCTGGCTTACGTTCGCCGACCTGCCGTTTGGAAATATGCGTTGTCGGTCGTCCTGTTCGCTTTGAGTTTGATGGCCAAGGCGATGGGCGTCACCCTGCCGCTGGTTTTGCTGCTACTCGATTTCTGGCCGCTCGCGCGCTGGCCGGGTGCGGCAGCGGACCGCGAAGAGCGGATCAGAAACGCCATTTCGCTGGTGATCGAAAAGCTCCCGTTCTTTTTGCTGAGCGCGGCGATGACGGCCCTGGGGGTGTTTGCCCAAGCACATGGAGGCGCCATGGTCTATGGCCGCTCGTTGCCCGTGGCCAGTCGCATATTGCTGGTTCCCGTCAACTACCTGACCTACCTCGGCCAGATGTTTTGGCCTGTCGACCTGGCAGTTCTTTATCCGCATCCTGGCGCGGATTTGCCGTGGTGGAAACCGTTGTCTGCTCTGGCGGCGCTGGCGCTGATCACGCTGCTGGTACTGCGGCGAGGCGGCGG is part of the Pirellulales bacterium genome and encodes:
- a CDS encoding tetratricopeptide repeat protein, which produces GLGPRGFHRTNVVLHVANTVLLFWAVRLMTGAALRSAWVAAFFALHPLHVESVAWVAGRKDVLSTFFLFLCLLAWLAYVRRPAVWKYALSVVLFALSLMAKAMGVTLPLVLLLLDFWPLARWPGAAADREERIRNAISLVIEKLPFFLLSAAMTALGVFAQAHGGAMVYGRSLPVASRILLVPVNYLTYLGQMFWPVDLAVLYPHPGADLPWWKPLSALAALALITLLVLRRGGGRPYLPVGWLWFLIALLPVIGLVQIGCQATADRYMYLPMVGLLIAFCWALDDLAGERGWRPAALGLTLAICLLSCAALTTRQIAVWHDTVTLWKNDLKATGPNEVACEQYGMALAGEGRAAEAESQFRQALQFAPTAFGPNAKLGVALVRQRRFAEAAPYLLAALRARPKHPELLERLGMVEETQGHLDAAIGYYERAAQLAPNAPRLRERLERVRERLAEQRAADGPKS